A portion of the Lolium rigidum isolate FL_2022 chromosome 1, APGP_CSIRO_Lrig_0.1, whole genome shotgun sequence genome contains these proteins:
- the LOC124682816 gene encoding sulfite exporter TauE/SafE family protein 3-like isoform X1: MGTKLQIVAVLGVACAVAATAADRGLSFTGTVPLQDEASYLLREVANSVRQSGGTTYHHVWPPMKFGWEIVLGSFIGFFGAALGSIGGLGGGGIFVPMLILIIGFDPKSSAAMSKCMIMGTAVSTVYCNLKVKHPTFDMPVIDYDLALLIQPMLMLGVSIGVICNVVFPDWLVTVLLIILCIVTSTKAFLKGVETWKKETIIKREEAKQSEQTCEEEQEYMALSAGPDAASQTETLPVQDHYRNNETPSAEAVSIWKNVYWKEVGLLAFVWVAFLALQVTKNYMATCSMWYWVLNLLQIPVSVGVAMYEAVCLVQGKRMISSNTNEQTSLKARQLLVYCFLGVTAGVVAGMLGVGGGAIMGPLFLELGVPPQVKSFFVHVKNLMFPSWFYRQFSNHLMVSSATATFAMMFSSSMSVVEYFLLNRFPVPYALFFTTLAFFAAIVGQRVARKLIGLLGRASLIIFILSFTIFISALSLGGVGISNAIHKIVQHEYMGFDNICKYDA, translated from the exons ATGGGAACGAAATTGCAGATCGTTGCAGTGCTGGGTGTGGCCTGCGCTGTCGCTGCCACTGCCGCCGACAGGGGGCTGTCGTTCACCGGTACCGTGCCGCTGCAGGACGAAGCGAGCTACCTGCTGCGCGAAGTGGCCAACTCCGTGCGGCAGAGTGGCGGAACCACTTACCACCACGTGTGGCCG CCCATGAAATTTGGATGGGAAATTGTGTTGGGGTCATTCATCGGATTCTTTGGAGCAGCGCTCGGTAGCATTGGGGGACTAGGTGGGGGTGGGATCTTCGTGCCGATGCTCATCTTGATCATTGGCTTTGATCCCAAGTCTTCCGCGGCCATGTCAAAAT GTATGATCATGGGGACTGCTGTGTCAACTGTGTACTGTAACCTCAAGGTGAAACACCCAACTTTTGACATGCCAGTCATAGACTATGATCTGGCACTTCTCATACAGCCCATGCTCATGTTGGGGGTCAGCATTGGGGTTATTTGCAACGTGGTATTCCCTGACTGGCTTGTCACGGTCCTCTTGATCATTCTCTGCATAG TTACTTCAACTAAAGCTTTTCTGAAGGGTGTTGAAACATGGAAGAAAGAAACAATAATCAAAAGG GAGGAAGCAAAACAATCAGAGCAAACCT gtgaagaagaacaagagtacATGGCACTGTCTGCAGGACCTGATGCCGCATCGCAGACGGAAACACTCCCAGTGCAAGATCATTATCGAAACAATGAAACGCCGTCAGCTGAAGCG GTATCCATTTGGAAGAACGTTTACTGGAAGGAGGTTGGCCTTCTTGCCTTTGTATGGGTAGCATTCCTTGCGCTTCAGGTCACAAAG AACTACATGGCAACTTGCTCTATGTGGTACTGGGTTTTGAACTTACTTCAG ATCCCGGTGTCAGTCGGGGTGGCCATGTATGAAGCGGTATGTTTGGTACAGGGGAAGAGGATGATATCATCGAATACGAATGAGCAAACCAGCCTGAAAGCTCGTCAGCTACTGGTATACTGCTTCCTGGGTGTCACTGCTGGTGTTGTAGCCGGTATGCTTGGAGTCGGCGGGGGCGCCATCATGGGGCCTCTCTTCTTGGAGCTTGGTGTCCCTCCGCAAGTAAAATCTTTTTTTGTTCATGTCAAGAACCtcatgtttccatcatggttttatCGTCAGTTCAGCAATCATTTGATG GTCTCAAGTGCTACGGCCACCTTTGCAATGATGTTCTCATCTTCCATGTCCGTCGTCGAATACTTCCTCCTGAACCGGTTCCCTGTACCATATG CTCTCTTCTTCACTACACTGGCATTTTTTGCTGCGATTGTCGGCCAACGCGTTGCAAGGAAGCTGATCGGTCTGTTAGGACGGGCGTCACTTATCATCTTCATATTGTCCTTCACGATCTTCATCAGCGCGCTTTCTCTAG GCGGAGTCGGCATCTCCAACGCGATTCACAAAATCGTGCAGCACGAGTACATGGGATTCGACAACATCTGCAAATATGATGCGTAG
- the LOC124682816 gene encoding sulfite exporter TauE/SafE family protein 3-like isoform X2, whose amino-acid sequence MGTKLQIVAVLGVACAVAATAADRGLSFTGTVPLQDEASYLLREVANSVRQSGGTTYHHVWPPMKFGWEIVLGSFIGFFGAALGSIGGLGGGGIFVPMLILIIGFDPKSSAAMSKCMIMGTAVSTVYCNLKVKHPTFDMPVIDYDLALLIQPMLMLGVSIGVICNVVFPDWLVTVLLIILCIVTSTKAFLKGVETWKKETIIKREEAKQSEQTCEEEQEYMALSAGPDAASQTETLPVQDHYRNNETPSAEAVSIWKNVYWKEVGLLAFVWVAFLALQVTKNYMATCSMWYWVLNLLQIPVSVGVAMYEAVCLVQGKRMISSNTNEQTSLKARQLLVYCFLGVTAGVVAGMLGVGGGAIMGPLFLELGVPPQVSSATATFAMMFSSSMSVVEYFLLNRFPVPYALFFTTLAFFAAIVGQRVARKLIGLLGRASLIIFILSFTIFISALSLGGVGISNAIHKIVQHEYMGFDNICKYDA is encoded by the exons ATGGGAACGAAATTGCAGATCGTTGCAGTGCTGGGTGTGGCCTGCGCTGTCGCTGCCACTGCCGCCGACAGGGGGCTGTCGTTCACCGGTACCGTGCCGCTGCAGGACGAAGCGAGCTACCTGCTGCGCGAAGTGGCCAACTCCGTGCGGCAGAGTGGCGGAACCACTTACCACCACGTGTGGCCG CCCATGAAATTTGGATGGGAAATTGTGTTGGGGTCATTCATCGGATTCTTTGGAGCAGCGCTCGGTAGCATTGGGGGACTAGGTGGGGGTGGGATCTTCGTGCCGATGCTCATCTTGATCATTGGCTTTGATCCCAAGTCTTCCGCGGCCATGTCAAAAT GTATGATCATGGGGACTGCTGTGTCAACTGTGTACTGTAACCTCAAGGTGAAACACCCAACTTTTGACATGCCAGTCATAGACTATGATCTGGCACTTCTCATACAGCCCATGCTCATGTTGGGGGTCAGCATTGGGGTTATTTGCAACGTGGTATTCCCTGACTGGCTTGTCACGGTCCTCTTGATCATTCTCTGCATAG TTACTTCAACTAAAGCTTTTCTGAAGGGTGTTGAAACATGGAAGAAAGAAACAATAATCAAAAGG GAGGAAGCAAAACAATCAGAGCAAACCT gtgaagaagaacaagagtacATGGCACTGTCTGCAGGACCTGATGCCGCATCGCAGACGGAAACACTCCCAGTGCAAGATCATTATCGAAACAATGAAACGCCGTCAGCTGAAGCG GTATCCATTTGGAAGAACGTTTACTGGAAGGAGGTTGGCCTTCTTGCCTTTGTATGGGTAGCATTCCTTGCGCTTCAGGTCACAAAG AACTACATGGCAACTTGCTCTATGTGGTACTGGGTTTTGAACTTACTTCAG ATCCCGGTGTCAGTCGGGGTGGCCATGTATGAAGCGGTATGTTTGGTACAGGGGAAGAGGATGATATCATCGAATACGAATGAGCAAACCAGCCTGAAAGCTCGTCAGCTACTGGTATACTGCTTCCTGGGTGTCACTGCTGGTGTTGTAGCCGGTATGCTTGGAGTCGGCGGGGGCGCCATCATGGGGCCTCTCTTCTTGGAGCTTGGTGTCCCTCCGCAA GTCTCAAGTGCTACGGCCACCTTTGCAATGATGTTCTCATCTTCCATGTCCGTCGTCGAATACTTCCTCCTGAACCGGTTCCCTGTACCATATG CTCTCTTCTTCACTACACTGGCATTTTTTGCTGCGATTGTCGGCCAACGCGTTGCAAGGAAGCTGATCGGTCTGTTAGGACGGGCGTCACTTATCATCTTCATATTGTCCTTCACGATCTTCATCAGCGCGCTTTCTCTAG GCGGAGTCGGCATCTCCAACGCGATTCACAAAATCGTGCAGCACGAGTACATGGGATTCGACAACATCTGCAAATATGATGCGTAG